The genomic DNA ATCAATGACATCGAGTGTGAAGCTGTCAATATCGAATGGATCCTCGCGTATCATGCGTCTGCTCCGCAACGTGTCTACCACGCGACGCTCGTCATCCGTTAGATGTTTGTATATGTCCACGAGGTCACCTTCCGTCATGGTGTTGGCTCTTTCGTcttcgacgccgagggcttTGAGTTTGTCGAAGAGGAGGTCCTTTTGCTCCGGTGCAACATATGCAAACGCCCTGAAGCAAAACTCGAGGACCTTGGAGATTTCCGATTTTGATAACTTGCCGGTCGGATCGGAATCGACGGTGCCTTGGATAACTAAGAGCACTGTCTTAGCTAATTTTTTTTTGCTTGCCCTGGGGTGGCTGTGTGGTCTTCGTGACGGCTTTGGGAGGGAAGACCTACTTGGTTGGAGGAGATCAAACGCGCGCTGAaagccctcctcgtcgataTCCTGGATCACTGGCTCCTCCTGAGAGCGGATCTGCTTCGTAGCGCTGCTCAccgccaagaagaagcgcgtATAGCTCTCAACCGTCTTCTTGGAGTGCCAAGAGCCCGCagtcgcctcgtcgcagtGTCCCCTGATGGACGCGGAAATCGTAGCCGCCGCAGACAGCCCCCCCGTGATAGCCAAATGGACGCCGGAAGAGAACAGGGGATCGATGAAGCAGCCCGCGTCTCCGCATATACGCGCGTACGGCAGGTGATACGTGGTCGACGTGTACGACCAATCGCACGCAGACTTGACGTCGGAGTCCAGCGTTGCCCCTGAGAGGAGCTCCTTGGTCCGAGGAGCCAGCTCAAGGGAGCTCATGTAGAAGTCGAGGGTAGACTGGGATCCGGGGTtgtttctcttcttctccgatGCTGTGGCCTGATCCTGGACGATACCCACGGAGCGTGTCCCGTCATGGAGTGGCATGAACCAACACCAGCCACTAGCATCTATGTTTGGTTCGCCCTCTCGTCAATAACCAACAAGTACTGTCATAAGCGGAACGTAATTCAGAGTTCATCTTGCTTACCTTGCAACGCCTCAAAGTAGGGTGCGCCCTCCATATGCGTCCCGACCCCGTAAAGACTGTCACTCCTCCAATacgcccagctcgccatGTTCTTGAAATTCCGGTTAAACTTCCTGCTCTTTAGATATTTGGTGCTCAAGATGCCGTGCCTCCCACTGGCATCAATCAGATACTCAAAGGCAATGGTCCCTGTaccgccgccctccttggACACCCACGTGGCAGAGACGGGTCGGCCAGGCTGTACCACCTTGCTTCCTTCCCACATTTCGTCAGAGGTATGACTCGTCTCAGAAGGGAATGGCTCAACGCGAATCTTGTCGACCTTTATCGCGTCAAAGATGTGAGCGCCGCATGTTCCCGCATGCTTAAAGAGTAGATGATCCGATTCAGATCGGACCAGGTTCCAGGCGTATCCTTCCGGCCCGCCAGCCGCGATGAAGTCAGTGTCTGTGGCATCTGTTAGCCGGTCGAAGCCTTGGAAATCTGACTTGACTTTTTCTTTGTTcagacaacaacaacgacaacgacaacaacaacaggtCTATTAATGGAGATAGAGGGAGAAACTTGCAAACGTCAGGGTTGGTCTGGTTCAAGCGGAACACTGCGCCATTCTGGACATGGCATTAGCTCTCTATCCCGCCACGCCAGACGAGACATAGGAGCATCAACCTTTTTGAAAAAACCGTGAGCATTGAACTCGTCGTAAAAGTCTATGAACTGGAAAAAGTTGCGCAAAGAGGGCAACGTGCTTTCCCCGATGTGGTATCTAGAACGGACTCGTGTGAGTCtaggagagagagagagagagagagagaaagcaGTGTTATGAAAGTGTGTCACGCACCGGGGAAACTTGTCGGCCTCTAGCAGGACCGTGTCTATCCCTTCCCGAGCTAGAGCGGCGGCTGCATATGAGCCCGCCGGGCCGCCTCCGATGACGAGAACAGTGCACTTCTGCGGGACTTGAACAGCCATAGTGTGAGATGAAAGGATGCTTGTGGGTTTGTTTGGAATGTGCTTGACAACTTGACCGAGTTTTAAGAATGATTAGACTGGCTGGGACAGAGACGACAGGACGGCTGAGACGAAGAAAGAAAAGGCATAGTTATCAGAGACCATTGTGCTTTAATCAGTTCCTTTCGGCAACATAAGCCACCCCCAAATATCGTGGGTGCAAGGCAAATTCGGtgtggcggctggcgcgggTCATCTATTCCAAAGGTACACTCGCTAGAGCCCCAACCCTGCATGCGCAGAGTCAACTTGCCATCGGATGCGAGTCGGCAGGGTCTTCTGCCCGTGCTGGGTGAGCTTCTCGCAGAGGAATTAAAGTCGACGTCACCGTTGCAACATAACTGGTGCTGGGCAGTTGCACCATGATGAGACGGCAGACATCTGGCGGAACAAAGTTTGCGATGCAAGCTATGAGAAGAGCCGCCAAGATCCAAACACACGCTTGTCTCAATTCCTTGACGGCATTGTATGCCATGCGATCACACCGTGCTAGACGAAAATTAGGTAATGACATTGCACTGCGCTCCTCCATAATGAGATCGGAGCGTATCATTGCAATCTTCATGCCGCTTCATGGGCAGCTAACTCAAGGATCATACATAACTATTGCAGCTCAGCTCGTCAGCCGAAGTGCATGAGACGGCACGCGCCTGTACTTCCTAATAGGGTGTAGCTTCACAGCAATGTGCGTCTGTTCAAGGACCAAggatgggaggagggggagacTCCAGAAGATGATATAGGTTGCCGCTTTCGGAGACCATTTTCcaagccgccggcccgcgtCACTGACTTCACCCTTTCGTCACGGGCCCGAGCTGACCCATAAGatcgggcggcagcagctaTAGAGATGTTTGGCGGTGTACTTCATTATTGGGTTTAGCACTCCTTGAGGACGCATTTGCAGCGAACCTTCGAATGCTGCAAGACTCCTATCGCAATTGTTTCCCCGCTAACTTATGGGGCGGGTTAGAATTCCACGGCCGGAAGAGCATCAGCGAAGTCTCAACGTCACACATCTACTGCCTACAAGCGGCGGGTGGCACTCGCGCCGTCTACGTGGCGGCTCCCCTAGAGAGGAGGCATTGAGCATCTTAGAGCGCGGCGGATATCGAGGTTGGATCGTGCAGGCAATGACAGTATGCCGCGATAGCTTCAATTGCGCGACTGCAATAGCTGCCATAGCCTATGGTCTGAGATGCTCGCGACACCTGCGATACCTGCGATGCCTGCGATGCCTGCGATGCCCGAGATGCCCGCGATGCCCGTCATGTCCGCGGTGCCTGCGGTGCCTCCGATGTCTGTGATGCCTGCGATGGCGGGATCCAAATTCCGTCTGCCAACTCTCCCCATTCAATAGAAACATCTCCCCATTCGATAGAAATACCTCCCAATTCGATAGAAATACCTCCCCATTCGATGAAACTGTGAGCAGGGCATGCTTGTTGACACATGTTCGAATCTCCGACCCGGCATCATCCCATGCCTCCGTGCGATCGCACTGCCGTTGTTTCGAGGACCACAAAACAGGTTGACTCCGGCATGATCATTGACCAACTCTCGACATTGTATATCCGCGTACTCCCAGATTATGAGATGGGACAGAGGTCCCAGGTGGCGCTTAGTCGTTGACCAGGGCGCCATAATCATGGCGGTCAAGAGTCGGAGTTCTGGCTTCTCTGGGGGCGCCCTCCATCTCAGCTCCACACTTCCATCAAGCACGTCGGCCTTTTGCAAAATTCCATTTGGCGTGAGGATGGTATCGATCAGTTTAGGCGCGACCCAAAGGTCGAAGGTGTTGTCGAGGGATTTGGGATTGAAGTTCTCCGGGACCATCCACGCTATAGTAGACCCCCGAAGTCAGTGGCAGCCGGTATGATGGAGGTGTGCAGACGCGAAACTTTGACTACTCCGGATGTCGAGTTAGACGAGGTCAGGGGTTCAGACGCAGTCCTGAAGAGGCGTAGAAGACggagaggaagacgaagaagaggggggaTACAGTCAGACGCACCACCGCGGCAGCCACGTCCACGGCAGTCACGGCCGCGCAGGTGCAGTCACGACTCACGGACGCGAAGGTACAGAGCGACCCGGATCCATTGAAGGTAATCCAGCCTGACCAGAGCTTGCCTGGCGCGCGCCTTCGATGGCCGTATGCTAAATGGGACAAAACTTCTCAAACCTGCCTCGACATTTCCCTTCCAAGACAGCGGCATCCCCATTGTGAGATACAAATTCATATGCAATTGATCCCAAAACCGCCCTGAACTTGCAGGGGAAAGGCTACCATCggccccccttttttttctcggAAGGTCGCGACAAGACAGGCCACCTGAGCCTGACCAGTTTGCGTAATAAGCCACTGTACCGGTCTCAGCCCAGCGTCCAGTTCTTGACAACTAGCTGAGCAACTGCAGCGACTGGCCTCAGGAATGAGGAGAAGAGAGAAACCTAGGACAGGGGCGCGACGTCCTAATAAGCGGAGCCCACCCACAGGCTCTCGTGGATccttgctggcggcgactgcCGAGACCCGCAGCGCCATAGACGATCCCGCGGCAGCTCCATTGTTGATCGTAAGATACCTATGTTTTGTGCGAGACGTACGGTCTGGAAGACACGTGTTTTCCCCATTTAGCTAACGTGGACTGAACGGTCTTGaagcgacggccgccagaAAAGCATGCTATGGCCGCCGTATATATCGAATAGCAATTGCGCTATCGTGGCGTCCCTCTTTTAGCGGCCTTGGGACTCAACATCATGACTAAATAAATAGACGAGAGATGATGTCTAAATAACGGATTTCTTTTTAGCGTAGGATTATTCCGCGATGTGGTCAAGGTTGGCAAAGCTGGCGAGCTTGAGGAGATAGAGGTCAGTCGAACTGAACAAAGTAGGGCAGATGATTTTCAGGCAAGACTCGCGAAATATCAAACCAGGTGCCATGTCTCTTGCAAGAGACATGTTAAATTGGTGCGTCGTCAGGGAGTTCACGGAATTCTGTAGATCAATTCGATTGCTCGAGGGCTTCATAGTCGAGGCTTCTCGATTGCTTCGCGACCTGggcagccacggccacgacTGCCTCCACGACGGCGGTAACCCCCCTCTGGACGCCGAGGGTTTGGATACAAACCAAGTAGCGGTCGGACTTCTGCTTCGACAAAAGGCGCGTCTCGATATACCTCAGTGAGGTCCAAGAGCTCATATCCGGCTGGGACTTGCACGCGCGGGGCCATCGTGTCGTAAGCAAATATGCTGCGAATATTCTTTGTGGGCGCGTCATCTGCGCCTTCTGGAGGCATGAATCCTATATTTTCCAGCGTGACTTTGCTGCACAGTTGGGGTCTGATTGGTCCGCCATTCTCGACGACCAGGAACGTGTCCCAGTACCTTTCGTCGCGCGACTCAGATTCTGTGCTCTCATCTTGAATCCGTAACAAGTCTCCGAGAGAAGTACCAAGCAACGTGGCTTTGCGCTCGAAAAGCTGAGCGAATTCTCGGTTCAGGCATGCGTCAGCTTCTACCCACGCGCttgccacgggcggcgggtcgaTCCTCACGAAAGGACCCGGCGCGTTGCCAacgatgcatgcatgcgcgCAAGACGCTTTCATCGTTGGTCTCCTGCGAGCGAGCTCTTCATATACATGTCCGTCCGCAACGTCAGGATGCCATATCAAGTCCGGGAGATCATCGTCCGCAACGTCGTCGGTCAACCAGCTAAGGTCACCGTTCATGACGAACCGCGCATACGCGTATTTGCGAAAACTCGAATCCAACTCTTCGTAGCACCAGCGCGCGAACAAGCTGTCGTGGTAAATGCCGCGAACGACGCATTGTCGCTCGCC from Purpureocillium takamizusanense chromosome 4, complete sequence includes the following:
- the hal2 gene encoding Tryptophan halogenase (EggNog:ENOG503NXM9~COG:C) codes for the protein MAVQVPQKCTVLVIGGGPAGSYAAAALAREGIDTVLLEADKFPRYHIGESTLPSLRNFFQFIDFYDEFNAHDTDFIAAGGPEGYAWNLVRSESDHLLFKHAGTCGAHIFDAIKVDKIRVEPFPSETSHTSDEMWEGSKVVQPGRPVSATWVSKEGGGTGTIAFEYLIDASGRHGILSTKYLKSRKFNRNFKNMASWAYWRSDSLYGVGTHMEGAPYFEALQDASGWCWFMPLHDGTRSVGIVQDQATASEKKRNNPGSQSTLDFYMSSLELAPRTKELLSGATLDSDVKSACDWSYTSTTYHLPYARICGDAGCFIDPLFSSGVHLAITGGLSAAATISASIRGHCDEATAGSWHSKKTVESYTRFFLAVSSATKQIRSQEEPVIQDIDEEGFQRAFDLLQPIIQGTVDSDPTGKLSKSEISKVLEFCFRAFAYVAPEQKDLLFDKLKALGVEDERANTMTEGDLVDIYKHLTDDERRVVDTLRSRRMIREDPFDIDSFTLDVIDGLAPNLERGNLGLIQSDKSHLNRSHFFSPAFLDGKVPGIREESAHPLVSS